A window of Sebastes umbrosus isolate fSebUmb1 chromosome 3, fSebUmb1.pri, whole genome shotgun sequence contains these coding sequences:
- the LOC119485887 gene encoding retinal cone rhodopsin-sensitive cGMP 3',5'-cyclic phosphodiesterase subunit gamma-like: MADVAVPADRKAPPKFKARAARTFKSKAPKPGQKGFGDDIPGMEGLGTDITVVCPWEAYGDLELGDLAKYGIV; encoded by the exons ATGGCAGATGTTGCAGTTCCCGCTGACAGGAAGGCTCCTCCCAAATTCAAGGCGAGGGCCGCTCGTACCTTCAAGAGCAAGGCGCCTAAACCCGGCCAGAAGGG ATTCGGAGACGACATCCCCGGCATGGAGGGTCTCGGCACAGACATCACAGTGGTTTGCCCATGGGAAGCCTACGGGGACCTGGAGCTCGGCGACCTGGCGAAATATGGAATAGTTTag
- the LOC119485885 gene encoding retinal cone rhodopsin-sensitive cGMP 3',5'-cyclic phosphodiesterase subunit gamma-like yields the protein MADAGVAVPADKKAPPKFKQRAARTFKSKAPKPGQKGFGDDIPGMEGLGTDITVVCPWEAYGDLELGDLAKYGIV from the exons ATGGCAGACGCAGGTGTTGCAGTTCCCGCCGACAAGAAGGCACCTCCCAAGTTCAAGCAGAGGGCTGCTCGTACCTTCAAGAGCAAGGCCCCAAAACCAGGCCAGAAAGG ATTCGGAGACGACATCCCCGGCATGGAGGGTCTCGGCACAGACATCACAGTGGTTTGCCCATGGGAAGCCTACGGGGACCTGGAGCTCGGCGACCTGGCGAAATATGGAATCGTCTAG
- the LOC119485886 gene encoding retinal cone rhodopsin-sensitive cGMP 3',5'-cyclic phosphodiesterase subunit gamma-like gives MADVAVPADRKAPPKFKARAARTFKSKAPKPGQKGFGDDIPGMEGLGTDITVVCPWEAYGDLELGDLAKYGIV, from the exons ATGGCAGACGTTGCAGTTCCCGCTGACAGGAAGGCTCCTCCCAAGTTCAAGGCGAGGGCCGCTCGTACCTTCAAGAGCAAGGCGCCCAAACCCGGCCAGAAGGG ATTCGGAGACGACATCCCCGGCATGGAGGGTCTCGGCACAGACATCACAGTGGTTTGCCCATGGGAAGCCTACGGGGACCTGGAGCTCGGCGACCTGGCGAAATATGGAATTGTTTAG
- the LOC119482980 gene encoding endoplasmic reticulum resident protein 27 produces MLITLCFSLLVSSVVATDKDSLPTLTDTKAAEAFIDSAEVVVIGFLEGEESHGYQELVAAAKRVDSVPVAVCTDKEVWTAYSLSSDTITLFRKADNHQENLVIAEAKKVETDGLVNFITINEVRFITEYNQVTAVGLFNSEVKTHLLLFANRGSKEYTELKERLGALAPEFTGKFLFVLINGAVKSNARSLGYFGLKSQDLPRVGIYDGASDMKWLLPEGEISTERVQEFCQSFLRGELKEVKQAGAEAKTEL; encoded by the exons atgctgatcactctgtgttTCTCCCTCCTGGTGTCATCTGTCGTTGCCACAGATAAAG ACAGCCTTCCCACACTGACTGACACCAAAGCTGCTGAGGCCTTCATCGACTCTGCTGAAGTGGTGGTCATCGGATTCTTGGAG GGAGAGGAGAGTCACGGCTATCAGGAACTCGTTGCAGCTGCAAAGCGAGTTGACTCGGTCCCTGTAGCCGTCTGCACTGACAAAGAGGTGTGGACGGCCTACAGCCTCTCCTCAGACACCATCACCCTCTTCAGAAAG GCAGATAACCACCAGGAGAACCTCGTCATAGCCGAGGCCAAGAAGGTAGAAACTGACGGTCTTGTGAACTTCATCACCATCAACGAGGTCCGATTCATCACAGAGTACAACCAAGTG aCTGCAGTGGGCCTGTTCAATTCAGAGGTGAAGACACACCTCCTGCTCTTTGCCAACAGGGGGAGTAAAGAATACACCGAGCTGAAGGAGCGACTGGGAGCTCTGGCCCCTGAGTTCACAGGCAAG TTCTTGTTTGTGCTGATTAATGGAGCCGTGAAGTCCAACGCCCGGTCACTGGGCTACTTTGGCCTCAAGTCTCAGGACCTCCCACGAGTTGGCATTTATGACGGTGCCTCTGACATGAAGTGGCTCCTGCCTGAGGGAGAGATCTCTACTGAGCGAGTACAGGAGTTCTGCCAGTCCTTCCTACGAGGGGAACTGAAG GAGGTGAAGCAGGCAGGAGCAGAGGCCAAAACGGAGCTCTAG
- the bglapl gene encoding bone gamma-carboxyglutamate (gla) protein, like isoform X1: MKTLTLLSICALLSVCWSMGAIEPEVVVDDAAADTAADPAADPAADTAAADPAASSSSSSSSSESSSQSDSNSSSDSSASDSNSSSDSSSSSSSSSSSSSSSSSSSSESSSSESSESSSASDSSSSSSSSSSSSSESASDEAAAPTAAAVEVVMKRDLAAVLLRRRRAPAGELTLLQMESLREVCEVNVGCDEMAETAGIVAAYVAYYGPVPF; encoded by the exons ATGAAGACACtcactctcctctccatctgtgCTCTTCTGTCGGTGTGCTGGTCCATGGGAG CTATTGAACCAGAGGTTGTCGTGGACGATGCTGCCGCCGACACAGCTGCCGACCCTGCGGCTGACCCTGCGGCCGACACTGCGGCTGCTGACCCCGCCGCCTCCagttcatcctcttcctcctcctccgaaTCGTCCTCCCAGTCCGACTCCAACTCTTCCTCAGACTCTTCAGCGTCCGATTCCAACTCCAGCTccgactcgtcctcctcctcctcctcctcctcctcctcctcctcctcttcctcctcctcctcttctgaaTCTTCTTCCTCTGAGTCCTCCGAGTCCTCCTCAGCATCcgactcttcttcctcttcttcttcatcctcctcatcttcatcagaGTCAGCCAGTGATGAGG CAGCCGCACCCACAGCCGCAGCAGTTGAGGTGGTCATGAAGAGAGACCTGGCCGCCGTTCtcctgaggagaagaagagccCCAGCTGGAGAGCTCACCCTTCTGCAGATGGAAAG CCTGAGAGAGGTGTGCGAGGTGAACGTCGGATGCGACGAGATGGCCGAGACTGCAGGCATCGTCGCCGCGTACGTCGCCTACTACGGACCCGTCCCCTTCTAA
- the bglapl gene encoding bone gamma-carboxyglutamate (gla) protein, like isoform X2 has protein sequence MKTLTLLSICALLSVCWSMGAIEPEVVVDDAAADTAADPAADPAADTAAADPAASSSSSSSSSESSSQSDSNSSSDSSASDSNSSSDSSSSSSSSSSSSSSSSSSSSESSSSESSESSSASDSSSSSSSSSSSSSESASDEAAPTAAAVEVVMKRDLAAVLLRRRRAPAGELTLLQMESLREVCEVNVGCDEMAETAGIVAAYVAYYGPVPF, from the exons ATGAAGACACtcactctcctctccatctgtgCTCTTCTGTCGGTGTGCTGGTCCATGGGAG CTATTGAACCAGAGGTTGTCGTGGACGATGCTGCCGCCGACACAGCTGCCGACCCTGCGGCTGACCCTGCGGCCGACACTGCGGCTGCTGACCCCGCCGCCTCCagttcatcctcttcctcctcctccgaaTCGTCCTCCCAGTCCGACTCCAACTCTTCCTCAGACTCTTCAGCGTCCGATTCCAACTCCAGCTccgactcgtcctcctcctcctcctcctcctcctcctcctcctcctcttcctcctcctcctcttctgaaTCTTCTTCCTCTGAGTCCTCCGAGTCCTCCTCAGCATCcgactcttcttcctcttcttcttcatcctcctcatcttcatcagaGTCAGCCAGTGATGAGG CCGCACCCACAGCCGCAGCAGTTGAGGTGGTCATGAAGAGAGACCTGGCCGCCGTTCtcctgaggagaagaagagccCCAGCTGGAGAGCTCACCCTTCTGCAGATGGAAAG CCTGAGAGAGGTGTGCGAGGTGAACGTCGGATGCGACGAGATGGCCGAGACTGCAGGCATCGTCGCCGCGTACGTCGCCTACTACGGACCCGTCCCCTTCTAA